A single region of the Marinobacter salinus genome encodes:
- a CDS encoding GatB/YqeY domain-containing protein codes for MTAATLKEQLNSAVKEAMRNKDKTRLVTLRMAQAAVKQIEIDERRDLSDEDVLKVLDKMLKQRRDAASQYDEAGREELGDKERAEMVIIEEFMPAALTEDDLDGLIRLAISSTDAQGMQDMGRVMNELKPQVLGRVDMGHLSKKVRAALAD; via the coding sequence CTCAAGGAACAACTGAACAGCGCCGTGAAAGAGGCGATGCGGAACAAGGATAAAACCCGGCTTGTCACCCTTCGTATGGCGCAGGCCGCGGTTAAACAGATCGAGATTGATGAGCGCCGCGACTTGTCTGACGAGGACGTTCTGAAGGTGCTGGACAAAATGCTCAAGCAACGTCGAGATGCCGCCAGTCAATACGATGAGGCCGGTCGAGAGGAGCTGGGTGACAAGGAGCGGGCCGAAATGGTGATCATTGAGGAATTCATGCCCGCCGCGCTGACCGAGGATGATCTGGACGGGTTGATCCGGTTGGCCATCAGCTCAACCGACGCCCAGGGAATGCAGGATATGGGGCGTGTTATGAATGAGCTGAAGCCCCAGGTGCTTGGCCGGGTCGATATGGGACATTTGAGCAAAAAGGTGCGGGCAGCGCTGGCGGACTGA
- a CDS encoding SDR family oxidoreductase has protein sequence MHVFIAGANGQIGQHLLQEMADSHHEARALIRHPDQGPELQQLGATETVLGDLEHDCSEAMRGCDAVIFTAGSGPHTGPDKTIDVDQEGAIRLVDTARAMGIKRFIMVSSMRAEEPEKGPEKLRHYLWAKHNADEHLKNSGLDYTIVRPGQLTNDDGTGKVMVSARLEAFGKISRQDVARVLLAVLDSDNTTNRVFDVVSGDTPVPEALAKL, from the coding sequence ATGCATGTGTTCATTGCAGGAGCCAACGGGCAAATCGGGCAACATTTGTTGCAGGAAATGGCAGACAGCCACCATGAGGCTCGGGCTCTGATCCGGCACCCGGATCAGGGGCCGGAATTGCAGCAACTGGGGGCAACGGAAACCGTACTGGGCGATCTGGAGCATGACTGCAGCGAGGCCATGCGGGGCTGTGATGCAGTCATATTCACCGCTGGCTCAGGCCCTCATACCGGTCCGGATAAAACCATCGATGTGGATCAGGAAGGTGCTATCCGGCTGGTCGATACCGCCAGGGCCATGGGAATAAAGCGTTTTATCATGGTGAGCAGTATGCGTGCCGAGGAGCCGGAAAAGGGGCCGGAAAAACTCCGCCATTACCTTTGGGCCAAACACAACGCCGATGAACACCTGAAGAACAGCGGCCTGGATTACACCATTGTTCGTCCGGGTCAGCTGACCAATGATGACGGGACCGGCAAGGTGATGGTGAGTGCGAGGCTGGAGGCGTTTGGTAAGATTTCACGGCAGGATGTTGCTCGCGTGCTGCTGGCGGTGTTGGATTCCGATAACACCACTAACCGGGTTTTCGATGTGGTATCCGGCGACACGCCGGTGCCCGAGGCACTGGCAAAGTTGTAA
- a CDS encoding molecular chaperone DnaJ, with product MPLTLLVIVVSVVAWVWLRNQTPSQRKPAIIKLALIAGIGMVVVLAVTGRLHFLFVLLAFLYPLLRRVLPALLSGGVAGVGGGAKAKAGNQSHVSTDILEMSLDHDSGTMSGEILKGPMAGRILADLSEGEFLELLRYCREQDEDSARLLETYLDRRFGDSWRADDEACADGEESGGSANAGGPLTENEALDILGLAPGASREEIIQAHRRMMQKVHPDHGGSNYLAARINEAKERLLG from the coding sequence GTGCCATTAACGCTATTGGTTATTGTTGTGTCGGTTGTTGCGTGGGTCTGGTTGCGCAACCAGACGCCCAGCCAGCGCAAGCCGGCCATTATCAAGCTGGCGCTGATTGCTGGTATCGGGATGGTGGTTGTTCTGGCCGTTACCGGCCGGTTGCACTTTCTGTTTGTGTTGTTGGCATTTCTTTACCCGCTGCTGCGCCGGGTGCTGCCGGCTCTTTTAAGCGGGGGCGTGGCCGGAGTGGGTGGTGGTGCAAAGGCCAAAGCGGGCAATCAATCCCATGTTTCCACCGACATCCTCGAAATGAGTCTGGACCATGACTCCGGCACCATGAGCGGCGAGATCCTGAAAGGTCCCATGGCGGGTCGGATACTGGCGGATCTGAGCGAAGGTGAATTTCTTGAGCTGTTGCGATACTGCCGGGAACAAGACGAAGATTCTGCCCGGCTGCTGGAAACCTATCTTGATCGCCGGTTCGGAGACTCCTGGCGGGCTGACGATGAGGCCTGCGCTGACGGCGAGGAATCCGGTGGGAGTGCCAATGCCGGCGGCCCTCTGACCGAAAACGAAGCGCTGGACATCCTCGGGCTGGCACCCGGTGCGAGTCGGGAGGAAATCATTCAGGCCCACCGCCGGATGATGCAGAAAGTGCACCCGGACCATGGTGGGAGTAACTATCTGGCTGCGCGTATCAATGAAGCCAAAGAGCGCCTGCTGGGCTGA
- a CDS encoding M20/M25/M40 family metallo-hydrolase encodes MINVQLRRTPLAIAVVAAATGLPAHAATSVETYTLREAVTVEGVRSHQAAFQAAADANGGTREASSPGYQASVDYVVEQMTAAGYDVTIQDFDYPFFEENTAATLEQIAPTPTVYEYFGLTGFATMTYSGSGNVTAFAEGVDLALPPGPDANTSTSGCEASDFIGFTPGNIAVVQRGSCSFAQKAQNAEGAGASGVIIFNEGQPGRTDNFLGTLGGPGLTVPAVGAAFDVGVELAAGGVQVNLIVDASSEIRTTSNVIANSPAGRDDRVVVVGAHLDSVAEGPGIQDNGSGSAAILETAIQMAEQQITPRNQVRFAWWGAEEAGLLGAQYYVDQLTPRDIKDIALNLNFDMIGSPNFVRFVYDGDGSDTPLAGPNGSKTIESVFLEYFEEMSLPVEPTAFDGRSDYGPFIGVGIPAGGLFTGAEGIKTPDEASLYGGTAGDQYDPCYHLACDTFDNISLQALDEMSDAVAHSVLTFAMTTSAVNGTDKGKGLGKIKNDMEYVGSRLVK; translated from the coding sequence ATGATCAACGTACAGCTTAGACGTACTCCCCTGGCCATTGCAGTGGTCGCAGCCGCGACCGGCCTACCTGCGCACGCAGCTACCAGCGTCGAGACCTACACCCTTCGAGAAGCCGTTACTGTAGAGGGTGTTCGGAGTCACCAGGCCGCCTTTCAGGCAGCCGCTGATGCCAATGGCGGAACCCGCGAAGCATCCTCACCCGGCTACCAGGCTTCCGTCGACTACGTGGTTGAGCAAATGACCGCAGCAGGGTATGACGTAACCATCCAGGACTTCGACTATCCATTCTTCGAAGAAAACACTGCCGCCACTCTGGAGCAGATAGCACCGACTCCCACCGTTTATGAGTACTTTGGCCTGACTGGCTTTGCCACCATGACTTACTCCGGCAGCGGCAACGTAACGGCCTTTGCCGAAGGGGTCGACCTGGCATTGCCGCCCGGCCCGGACGCCAACACCTCAACCAGCGGCTGTGAGGCCTCCGATTTCATCGGGTTTACGCCCGGAAACATCGCCGTGGTACAAAGAGGGTCCTGCTCATTCGCCCAGAAAGCACAGAACGCTGAGGGTGCTGGCGCCAGCGGCGTCATTATCTTCAACGAGGGCCAGCCAGGGCGCACGGACAACTTCCTGGGAACACTCGGCGGCCCCGGGCTTACGGTGCCGGCAGTAGGCGCTGCTTTCGATGTCGGAGTTGAGCTCGCCGCCGGCGGTGTTCAGGTCAATCTGATTGTGGACGCCAGTTCAGAAATCCGCACCACCTCCAACGTCATCGCCAACTCCCCGGCGGGCCGCGACGATCGTGTCGTTGTTGTGGGCGCACACCTGGACTCCGTAGCGGAAGGCCCCGGCATCCAGGATAACGGCAGTGGTTCGGCCGCAATCCTCGAAACCGCCATCCAGATGGCGGAACAGCAAATTACTCCAAGAAATCAGGTTCGCTTTGCCTGGTGGGGTGCGGAGGAAGCCGGTCTACTGGGAGCACAGTACTACGTTGATCAGTTAACCCCGCGCGATATCAAAGACATTGCGCTGAACCTGAACTTCGACATGATCGGCTCACCGAACTTCGTCCGCTTCGTTTACGATGGCGATGGGTCCGATACGCCTTTAGCCGGCCCGAACGGCTCCAAGACCATTGAAAGCGTCTTCCTTGAGTACTTTGAGGAAATGTCTTTACCGGTCGAACCAACCGCGTTTGACGGCCGCTCCGATTACGGACCGTTTATCGGGGTTGGTATCCCGGCGGGTGGACTGTTCACTGGCGCGGAAGGGATCAAAACACCGGACGAAGCCTCCCTGTATGGCGGCACCGCCGGTGACCAGTACGACCCCTGTTACCACCTGGCTTGTGACACCTTCGACAACATAAGCCTGCAAGCGCTCGACGAAATGTCCGATGCGGTTGCCCATTCCGTGCTGACTTTTGCCATGACCACCTCCGCGGTTAACGGAACCGACAAAGGCAAGGGGTTAGGCAAAATCAAGAATGACATGGAATACGTTGGATCGCGCCTGGTGAAATAG
- a CDS encoding 2OG-Fe(II) oxygenase, translating into MHANVKTRILFHSRRLNIYLVRYPEGHKVVPHVDMVSEGRLWKLNCVLVKPKTGGEFVCEKNIFNLFGRVYLFRPDLHQHRVSKIERGNRWLLSFALTRT; encoded by the coding sequence ATGCACGCGAACGTAAAAACCCGGATTCTTTTCCACTCCAGACGCCTGAACATTTACCTGGTCCGCTACCCGGAGGGCCACAAAGTCGTGCCTCATGTGGACATGGTATCGGAAGGGCGGCTCTGGAAGCTCAATTGCGTACTGGTTAAGCCTAAAACAGGCGGTGAGTTCGTCTGTGAGAAAAACATATTCAATCTGTTCGGTCGGGTATACCTCTTTCGCCCGGACCTCCACCAGCACCGGGTGTCAAAAATTGAGCGCGGGAACCGATGGCTGCTCAGTTTTGCGCTTACCCGGACCTGA
- a CDS encoding NADAR family protein gives MSLFSADNGESDLYLSRTDPESPFGTHAAFSFELEGKIWPTVEHYFQGMKFTDEVWQEKIRAAATPGLARKLGRKRNKSFRRDWKQVRETVMTRGVYVRCRTHPELTEQLLKTRDQKIVENSNFDYFWGCGRDRRGDNCYGKVLMNVRDKLREEQESARA, from the coding sequence ATGTCTCTTTTTTCGGCGGATAACGGTGAGAGTGACCTGTATCTCTCTCGTACCGATCCAGAGAGCCCATTTGGGACGCATGCAGCCTTCAGCTTTGAGTTGGAGGGAAAGATCTGGCCCACCGTGGAACACTATTTTCAGGGCATGAAGTTTACTGATGAAGTCTGGCAGGAAAAGATTCGTGCGGCGGCCACGCCAGGTCTGGCAAGAAAACTGGGCCGCAAGCGTAATAAGAGTTTTCGGCGGGACTGGAAGCAGGTACGCGAAACCGTCATGACGCGGGGTGTTTACGTACGCTGTCGCACCCACCCCGAGCTGACCGAACAACTCCTGAAAACCCGCGACCAGAAGATTGTGGAAAACAGCAATTTTGATTACTTCTGGGGCTGTGGCCGTGATCGTCGGGGCGATAATTGCTACGGCAAAGTACTGATGAACGTCCGGGACAAGCTCCGGGAAGAGCAGGAGTCTGCAAGAGCTTAG